A section of the Elizabethkingia anophelis R26 genome encodes:
- a CDS encoding Dph6-related ATP pyrophosphatase encodes MKEKVLMNWSGGKDSAMALYNILNNKNYKVEGLLTSVNAANQRISMHGVSGEMLVKQAESIGLPLTKINLPEASDMTAYENIMEQTLSTFTEQGIETSVFGDIFLEDLRKYREQQLEKIGWKAVFPLWKKDTRNLVYEFLELGFRTRICCINKQYLDSDFLGCDLDEYLIDKLPENVDPCGENGEFHTFVYAGPVFQNNLRIKNGERVEKSYNHDGKSYGYEFCDILLENHQ; translated from the coding sequence ATGAAGGAAAAAGTATTAATGAACTGGAGCGGAGGAAAGGACTCCGCAATGGCACTTTATAATATACTCAATAACAAAAACTATAAGGTTGAAGGCTTGCTTACCTCCGTTAATGCTGCTAATCAGAGAATTTCTATGCATGGCGTAAGCGGAGAAATGTTAGTAAAACAAGCTGAAAGTATAGGTTTACCACTTACTAAAATTAATTTACCTGAAGCATCGGATATGACTGCTTATGAAAATATAATGGAGCAGACTTTATCCACATTTACGGAGCAAGGAATAGAAACATCAGTATTTGGTGATATTTTTCTGGAAGATTTGAGGAAATACAGGGAACAACAATTGGAAAAAATTGGGTGGAAAGCAGTTTTCCCTCTTTGGAAAAAAGATACCCGAAATCTGGTCTATGAATTCTTAGAACTGGGCTTCCGTACCAGAATCTGCTGTATTAATAAACAGTATCTGGATTCCGATTTTTTAGGATGTGATCTGGATGAATATCTTATTGATAAACTTCCTGAGAATGTAGATCCTTGTGGTGAAAACGGTGAGTTTCATACATTTGTATACGCAGGACCTGTATTTCAAAATAACCTGAGAATTAAGAACGGAGAAAGAGTTGAAAAATCTTATAATCATGATGGAAAGTCTTACGGATACGAGTTTTGTGATATCCTATTAGAGAATCATCAGTAG
- a CDS encoding Crp/Fnr family transcriptional regulator, producing the protein MSDFLRKHIENIVHLSDAEYEEILGFFQLRKYRKRQFLIQENQMVNELFIVKSGLLKCGMIDDSGKEQILQFATEDWWISDYTAFYKHQPARLAVDCIEDSEVYSITFEHMNEVCRKIPKAEHFFRVKSNLGYCALQDRVLALMTKTAKERYEDFIHQYSEWGSRIPKQLIASYLGVSRETLSRLYSS; encoded by the coding sequence ATGTCAGATTTTCTCAGAAAGCATATAGAAAATATTGTCCACCTATCCGATGCGGAATATGAAGAAATCCTGGGCTTCTTTCAGCTCAGGAAATACAGAAAAAGACAATTTCTGATTCAGGAAAACCAAATGGTAAACGAATTGTTTATTGTGAAATCAGGATTGTTAAAGTGTGGTATGATTGACGATTCCGGTAAAGAACAAATATTGCAGTTTGCTACAGAAGACTGGTGGATTTCGGACTACACCGCTTTTTATAAACACCAGCCTGCACGCCTGGCTGTAGATTGTATAGAAGACAGCGAAGTTTACTCCATTACCTTTGAGCATATGAATGAGGTATGCAGAAAGATACCAAAAGCAGAACATTTTTTCCGTGTGAAAAGCAATTTAGGTTATTGTGCATTACAGGATAGGGTTCTGGCACTCATGACTAAAACAGCAAAGGAACGTTATGAGGACTTTATTCATCAGTATTCCGAATGGGGGAGCAGAATACCCAAACAACTTATTGCCAGTTA
- a CDS encoding acyltransferase family protein yields MDKPFIFTMQSPNSVKYDALTGMRAIAAIMVFVYHNRKYWRNDLPWPVMRFISEWHIGVTVFFVLSGFLLAYRYQDTPLENKKSYLKYILLRIARIFPLYWILLSFYFLDTEYSKNVNTNFLQYSLLYSLFDQYVLTGIVQAWSLSVEFFFYLLSPVLFLLLKKNWQYCMSLMLGLFFLSCAVGYGLHWYNANPKGFLYPLNFIMSNTFFGRSTEFFFGMLLAYMLKQESKVSTLLKLKNPTLYGGLLILVFTIAIAFFARNNFVHGVERWEGRLIHELFLPPAIALFFWGLMSEKTWVSRFLSTKFLVLLGNASFVFYLIHISYFNLKLKSYLYLPDRNFVLLWICSIIIYLWIEKPLYKLCRNLIAKI; encoded by the coding sequence TTGGATAAGCCTTTTATTTTTACAATGCAGTCTCCAAACTCTGTTAAATACGATGCCCTTACAGGGATGCGTGCTATTGCTGCGATTATGGTATTTGTTTATCATAACCGCAAATACTGGCGCAATGATCTTCCATGGCCAGTCATGCGTTTTATTAGTGAATGGCATATTGGAGTAACTGTATTCTTTGTTCTAAGTGGTTTTCTGTTGGCTTATCGCTATCAGGATACACCGCTGGAAAACAAAAAAAGCTATCTGAAATATATTTTATTAAGGATTGCCCGAATATTTCCGTTGTACTGGATCTTGCTTAGTTTTTACTTTCTGGATACGGAATATTCTAAAAATGTGAACACCAATTTTCTCCAATATTCACTATTGTACTCTTTATTCGATCAGTATGTTCTTACGGGAATTGTGCAAGCGTGGTCACTCAGTGTGGAATTCTTTTTTTACTTACTGTCACCGGTACTCTTTCTTTTACTAAAGAAAAATTGGCAGTATTGTATGTCATTGATGTTGGGGTTATTTTTTCTAAGTTGCGCTGTTGGCTATGGATTACATTGGTATAATGCAAATCCTAAAGGATTCTTGTATCCGCTGAATTTTATTATGAGTAATACTTTTTTCGGAAGAAGTACAGAATTCTTTTTCGGAATGTTATTAGCTTATATGCTGAAGCAGGAAAGTAAAGTAAGTACATTGTTGAAGCTAAAGAATCCTACATTGTACGGAGGGCTTTTAATACTGGTGTTTACAATTGCTATTGCTTTTTTTGCCAGAAATAATTTTGTGCATGGAGTGGAACGTTGGGAAGGCAGATTAATTCATGAATTGTTTCTTCCTCCTGCTATAGCATTATTCTTTTGGGGATTAATGTCTGAAAAAACATGGGTATCCAGATTTTTATCCACAAAGTTTCTGGTTCTTTTGGGAAATGCCTCTTTTGTTTTTTATCTTATCCACATCAGTTACTTTAATCTAAAACTTAAATCCTATCTATACTTACCCGATCGCAATTTTGTATTGCTTTGGATTTGCTCTATCATAATCTATCTATGGATAGAGAAACCTCTTTACAAGCTGTGCAGAAATCTTATTGCTAAAATTTAG
- a CDS encoding MGMT family protein, giving the protein MDQQFKDQVFEIIRMIPKGRVTSYGAIAKAVGYPNHSRHVGNALRHYDADFPAHRVCNSSGVITAESCISDFTKKLAKEGVDVKGNKIQNFRKIFWDPLNEI; this is encoded by the coding sequence ATGGATCAGCAGTTTAAAGATCAGGTTTTTGAAATTATCAGGATGATACCCAAAGGCAGAGTAACATCTTATGGTGCTATTGCAAAAGCTGTAGGTTACCCAAATCATTCCCGGCACGTAGGAAATGCATTACGACATTATGATGCAGATTTTCCGGCACACAGAGTTTGTAATTCGTCGGGTGTTATTACAGCTGAATCCTGTATTTCGGATTTTACTAAAAAGCTTGCCAAAGAGGGTGTAGATGTAAAGGGAAATAAAATTCAGAACTTCAGAAAAATCTTTTGGGATCCGTTAAACGAAATTTAA